The following nucleotide sequence is from Brachyspira suanatina.
TCTCTGTAACATTTCCAGCTTTTTTCACGCCATCTTGTGCAGCTTTTGATGCATCATCTATTTTTTCATTTATAGCATCTGTTGCCTTATCTATTACACTTTTATCCTTCTCACATGAAAAAGCAAATATTGATAAAGCAATAACTAAACAAAATATAATATTTTTCATCATACAAATCCTCATAATTTTTTGTATAATTATAATAATTAATATATATTTGTCAAGATATAGGTGCATTAGATATATAAACATTCACTTTATACTTATTTTTTGTATTCTTTGAATTATATATACTTGTGGCTTTTGCAAGTCTATCATTAAACTTCTCAACCAAAAAATCAGCATCATCAACTTTAGGAGCTAGTATTACTTCTTTTAATGCTTTATTATCAAATATATAAAGATAATTTTTATAAGAACGCTTCATATTATCATCTATATGTAAAGGATTACTGCCATATTCTACAAGCTGTATTATACGCATTTCCTGTTCCTCTATAAAAGACGAATCCTTTATCAAATATTGAATATTCATAAGAAGCTGATATGATAATGATAATTCCTCTGAATTAAAATCTTTAATAATTTTAAATATAGAATTAAATATATAACCTATATTATTTTTTAATTTTTCATAAACTTTTTTATCACAGCTCCAAACATTATACTCTTTATTTAAATCAATAATAATATTATCATAATCAGATTCACAAGGATTGAATATTATTTCATTATTTTTTGAATTATAATATAAAACAAAATACAAAGGTAATGTCTGTTCATTATAAAACTCTATATTAGAATAATTATTTTTATCATAAGAGAATGAAAATACTATACTGCTATTTAAATTATTAAAAGAAGTATCAAAAAATGACTTATCAAATACTAAACAGCATCCTGTACCCTCTTTATTATCATATTTACCATATAATCTATACATAGTTAAAGAATCTTTGCATCTGCTGAATGATGTCTGCAAGGCAATAAAATTATTAATATTTCCATATTTAGAATTTAATTTGTTATTTCTAAGAAGCTGCATCAATATTTTTCCCTCTTTAGGATCATTAGCATTCTTTACACTTGTCATTCTTAATTTATTTTTCTTTAAATACGTATTATATTTTGAATTATCTGATTTATCATATCTCTTATCAAAAGCCATGTCATCGAAAACATCTATGCTTGTATAATGTGATATCTCATTAACTTTATCATCGTCTTTTACAGAAACTAAATATAAAAATATATATTGCAATACCCAAAGTTTTTTTAATTTAGATGTATCCTTTATATCACGTGCTATAAAATTAAAATACTCTTCTTTTTCTTCAGTCCAAAAACTATTTTCATGCAATACTATATCAATAATTTTTTCTATGTTTATATATTTTATAAATCTTGATATTATATTAAATATAGTAACATTTCTAGATTCTTTAATGTCCAAAAGTAAAGTCAAAGCGTAATCATACTCTTCTAATCCTATCAATGCTTCTGACTTTAAAAAATATACTCTATCATATATAGTATCATCTTTCATAACATTCAATTCTATATACTCTTTATTTTTTACTATGGTATCTCCTTTTGAATTATTCTCATCTAAAATAGAAAGTGCTTTATCAAGACATTCTATAGCATCTTTATATCTTTTTATATTTATAAGCAGACTAGCTTTATTTAAATACAATACCTCCAAAGATTTATTTATTTCAAAAGCCTTATCATAAATATTAAATGCTTCATCTATTCTTCCAAGTTTCTCTAAAACCATAGCAACATTCAAATAAGCATAATTGTATCCGAGTTCTAAAGCCTTATTAAAATAAAATAATGCATCTTCATAACGTTCTAATTTTGAATATATTATTCCTATGTTAAAATAGGATATTTCAGATTTATCATTTATTTCTAATGCCATATTGAAAGCATACAAAGCTTCATCAAATGCCATTAATTTAGCAAGTATTATACCTTTATTGATAAAAGCCTTCTCATATAGCGGATTTATTTCTATTGCTTTATTATAGTAATCTATTGATTCCTCATATCTATTCAAATAATATAATGTTAATGCAGTTTTATAACAGCTTCTTGCAAAATATCTATCTCTATAATTTGTATCAAAATCTTTATAATCATTTTCAAAATAACTTATTATTTTTAAATATATCCTAAGAGCAGAAGAATATTTTTCTAAATTAAAATGAAATCTCGCTTGAATGAACATACTATCTATTTTATCTTTTAGCATAAATAATTCCCAAATTATTAGTATATAATTTTATTATAAACTATTTTTTAATTATATAAAATATAAAAATACTATTGACAATTTTTTTATAAATGTTAATATTACTACATAAAGTATTATTACTTATAAAAATATTTTAATTAAGGATTTTATATATATGAAAAACAGTAATAAAGGTTTTTTCGGTAAATTCGGAGGGAGATTCGTACCGGAAGCATTAGAAAAATTATTAATTGAATTGGAAGAAGCTTTCCTGCATTATATAAATGATAAGGAATTTTTAAGCGAGCTTGAAGAATTAAGAGCTGATTTCATAGGAAGACCTAC
It contains:
- a CDS encoding tetratricopeptide repeat protein, which translates into the protein MLKDKIDSMFIQARFHFNLEKYSSALRIYLKIISYFENDYKDFDTNYRDRYFARSCYKTALTLYYLNRYEESIDYYNKAIEINPLYEKAFINKGIILAKLMAFDEALYAFNMALEINDKSEISYFNIGIIYSKLERYEDALFYFNKALELGYNYAYLNVAMVLEKLGRIDEAFNIYDKAFEINKSLEVLYLNKASLLINIKRYKDAIECLDKALSILDENNSKGDTIVKNKEYIELNVMKDDTIYDRVYFLKSEALIGLEEYDYALTLLLDIKESRNVTIFNIISRFIKYINIEKIIDIVLHENSFWTEEKEEYFNFIARDIKDTSKLKKLWVLQYIFLYLVSVKDDDKVNEISHYTSIDVFDDMAFDKRYDKSDNSKYNTYLKKNKLRMTSVKNANDPKEGKILMQLLRNNKLNSKYGNINNFIALQTSFSRCKDSLTMYRLYGKYDNKEGTGCCLVFDKSFFDTSFNNLNSSIVFSFSYDKNNYSNIEFYNEQTLPLYFVLYYNSKNNEIIFNPCESDYDNIIIDLNKEYNVWSCDKKVYEKLKNNIGYIFNSIFKIIKDFNSEELSLSYQLLMNIQYLIKDSSFIEEQEMRIIQLVEYGSNPLHIDDNMKRSYKNYLYIFDNKALKEVILAPKVDDADFLVEKFNDRLAKATSIYNSKNTKNKYKVNVYISNAPIS